The Candidatus Deferrimicrobiaceae bacterium genome includes the window CTGGGGATCGGATACCGCCAGCTCTCGGAAATCAACCCGCGTCTCGTCTACCTCTGGGTGGGAGAGCGCGGCCAGTGGGGCCCGCTCAAAGACCAGCCGGGAGCGATGGACCCGGTCGGGCAGAACGCGATGGGCTTCACCCACGGGACCGGCGCCCCCGTGGCGTTCGGCGGAACGCCGACCCGCTCCGGGTGGTGGCTCGCCGACCAGGTCGGCGGCACCTTCGCCGCGATGGGCGCGATGGCGGCCCTCTTCGCCCGGGAGAGGTTCCTGGGGAAGGGCCAGTTCGTGGAGTGCACGGCGGCCGAAGGCGTCATGCGGATCATCGACTACAACTGGGGCTGGCACGGCATGGACGGCTCCGTCAGGCCCCGCTACGGGAACTGGGACCTGGCGATCAACATCTACGCGGTGAACCCCTGCGCCGACGGGCAGATCATGGTCGGCGGCGGGCACGACCGGCTCTGGTTCCGGATCTGGCGGACCGTAGGGAAAGACAGGCCCGAGCTCGAGCAGCACATCTGCGAGGACCCGAAGCTGCGCGTGGTGACCGACCGGCTTCCTCACTACATGCAGGTCGAGACCTACACCACCATGTGCGACTGGACCAAGGACAAGACCCGGGCCCAGTGCGAGAAGGCGCTCCAGGAAGAGGAAGTGGCTTCCGGAGGAGTCTCCTTCCTCGACGAGGTGTGCGAGTTCCCGCACTACAAGTACCGCGGCCACATCGAGATCTGCGACGACATCAACTACGGGAAAGTCCTCCTCGGAGCGTCCAGCTTCATCGGGATGAACACCCCGGGGCGGATCAAGTGGATCGGCCGCACGGTCGGCCAGGATAACGAGGACGTGTACCGCCGCCTCGCCGGGCTGGACCGCGAGAAACTGAAAGCTCTCAGGAAGGGAGGGGTGATCTAATGACCGCTGCGATCAGCAAAGACGTAAAAGATATGTCGTTCGAGGATTTCTGCCGGGCCGTGTTCGACACCACGAAGCGGTACGACAAGCCCGAGACCCTGAAAGGAATCCGGGCGATCTCCACCACGCAGTACATCCTCGGCCCCTCCTGCGCGAACTACCTGGCGGAGCTGGGCGCCGAGACGATCAAGGTCGAGCTGCCCAAGCGGGGCGAGCCGATGCGGCACACCACGCCGTTCAACGAGCCGTTCCTCTATCCCCTCTCCCGCTGGATGCCGGACAAGGGGACGGGGCTGGGCTTCTTCGGCGCGAACGCGAACGAGTACTTCCTCTCGCTCGACTTCCACAAGCCGGAAGCGATCCAGATCATGAAGCGTCTGGCCGCCAAGTCCGACGTCTTCGCCGAGAACTACCGGGCGGGCACGTTCGACCGGTGGGGGATCGGCGCGCGGCAGCATATGCAGATCAACCCCCGAG containing:
- a CDS encoding CoA transferase, with protein sequence MPVPTTDEVYAGVDEKKKAYSLWIESAVRQQFNADKPESLDGLRVLDCTANQIIGHWCSSHFSELGAEVIMVEPPGGDPLRKRVPFGREEYAFTAANGEKCSPRFLAEARNKLSVTLNVETKEGQDLLKKIIPQVDVLIENAAPGHFDKLGIGYRQLSEINPRLVYLWVGERGQWGPLKDQPGAMDPVGQNAMGFTHGTGAPVAFGGTPTRSGWWLADQVGGTFAAMGAMAALFARERFLGKGQFVECTAAEGVMRIIDYNWGWHGMDGSVRPRYGNWDLAINIYAVNPCADGQIMVGGGHDRLWFRIWRTVGKDRPELEQHICEDPKLRVVTDRLPHYMQVETYTTMCDWTKDKTRAQCEKALQEEEVASGGVSFLDEVCEFPHYKYRGHIEICDDINYGKVLLGASSFIGMNTPGRIKWIGRTVGQDNEDVYRRLAGLDREKLKALRKGGVI